The Phaseolus vulgaris cultivar G19833 chromosome 10, P. vulgaris v2.0, whole genome shotgun sequence DNA window ATTCAGCAAAATTAAAGGagcaaatattttcaaatttgcaGACACTTTTGACTATTTGTCTGATAGGTATGCATAATTGTTTAGGCGAGTTAAGTCTTAAGAATTCATCAGAAACTGAAAAATTCCATGACTTAAAAATACTTACAGAGACTATTTACCTATGAAATTCTTGCATTAATAGCAAGATTTGAACATATGTACATCTTTTATATAGAATATACATCTAAATTTTACCAATTAGACCAATCTTAATTGATTTGATTGTGTTGCATTTTATTGGAAGCAAAAAAGCACAATGAAAATTTCAAGAAGTTAGTTTTTCATGTCTTTGGAAGGTTTGCTaaagaaaaatcattaaatttttgtttgtgaagcaaaaatttgaattgaatttgTTGAGAATTTATGACTACCATTATGGTATTGGGACAATAGAAGTAAAAATGGTGTAATCTTTCAACTAAAAAAGTTAAAGTAGCTAAAAATAGTGTATACAATGTTTTAATATGCCAATTACACTGATGAGGAGAGATTCATTTTCCCTATatatctctttgtattttttttaattccaatcctactattttaaatatatgttaaaaaatttTGTCCTTTTTCTTTTATGTATATACCATCTATAACACCTATTTTGTATTGTATAATCCAGAAGGTAATTCCAGATTCGAAAATATCTTTTGGACGGTACAATTTGAAATATACATTTTGAATTATACAATCTATAATACATATTATAATAAAGGATGTTATAGATTGTACAATCCAGAAGCTATTAATGAATCTAGAAATATCTTTTGGATTCTACAATCAGAAATACATTTTTCAAAGTTTAGGATATTTATGGATCTGGAAATACCTTTTGGATTGTAGAATCCAGAAAAtgtaaatagataaaataatatttttgaattatattaagcatacaataatttttttatctgacCTAAGACGGTATCCGGAGAAGCTGtaaaggtgcagaaagaaacatCCTACCAATAAGAGTAGCATATCAATCCAACATTTCAGACCCAATAACAAAAATGGAACTTGCAAATAATTGGGTCCAACTTTAACTGTAATGGACTCTAAGAATGCATTTTCTAACACATGAATACTTGAAAATCACAATTTAGTGAGTTTCTCATTCTACTTGATGAAACTCTGATTTGATATTTAACCTGAAAATAATAATGTGATTTATTTTCGTACATCAATATAGTCTCACATTGTTCAGgagtttaaaaaaaacaatttatatacTCATCATCTATTAATTCACTGAAACgacttttaaggacaaaatgaTATGAAATGTCAACTGAAGTGATAATCATTCCAAGACAATAAGATAGAAACAGTCATTGGTTGACATAGTTCCTCCTAATGTTAGGCAATTgtttcctgcaccatatcactgcacccgaTTTCAGCGGAAAAGACGAAACTgtccttaaatttttttttcaaaatatgtgttctggatttttttttctggaacgaaattttattttacggatttttttatccggaatgggtttttcatttttgtttccagattttcatttccgaaacacaataatctcttttccagattttttttctgtaatgtattattttcatttctggatttttttgtccgaaatagaattttaatttttgtttccggatttttatttccaaaactcAATAACCACTTCTAGATTTATTTTTCCagaatacattatttttaattctggatttttatttccagaattaagggcatttttggaaattagaaaaatatgttGGGTGTAAGTTAAAAAGGATAGGGTGTAGGAAGCATTTGCCCTAATGTTAATACACCCTTTtgtgtttttttgaaaatagtTTTCACATCAGattatttttatagtttaaaaaaaaaaaaaaaaaaacatctaaaataataaacatttttttctgttaaattataaaaaaactcaaaaattaaaaatgcttGTGTTTATCTTTATGATCCAAGTTTTCTAACAAATTCAcatccaaaaataaaaaaaaagacacaTAAACAAgtttaatcataaaaatatgtaaatataaaatactCTCTTTAATGAAAAGATGTCTCTCTGAAAATTTATCccttttttcaaaacatatatgTCCTTTTTCAAAAGTATCTAACCAACAAAGGATAAACGATGTTTAACCTAATATACATGAACAAATATATACATAGATATTTATTTCAGAAAGAATTTGTGTATATtgttataataataacatattttatttttaatataaaggaataattttaatataaaaatttcaatttcattaattttgtttgaatttgaataaAAGATGAGGTGAATTAAATATATGATTAGTCTTTAATCTTTAATGattttaaagtatatttattaaagaatgaagttaatattaatatatcattaattttgaagaaattttgaagaaattatgaaaaattataaatttatatttttttattataaattaaaaaataattacaaagtattaaatatgtatttaattattttaactattaatgaatttaacaagactaacaaattttaaaaaatatattaattttttattatataaaaataattctgaaaattgaatcaattatttatcttaatatatataatattaaaaattaaatagataTTCAATTATTTGaactattaataaaattaaaacaaatttagcataattaaaatagtaattaacattttttcgattaaatatattcattattattcttattatgcAAACTTCTGACATATTCTAATCATTGTTTCTACTCTATTAGCGTGAAAGGACCACCAACCAACTCATCATCATCTTCCTTTCATCCATTTATTTACTTATAATACTTAATTTAAAGAGAcagttttataaataattaatcatttatgTTCTGTCCAGAGaaataagttaaataaaaattaaaaattagtaaaaatGGACAAGAAAACTGTTGAATTGAATTAGAACATCGTTAATTTTTCACTCATTTGTGTTTGTTTGCAGTGATAGACACAAAAGCTAAagcaatttttataatttatattaaaatacaccattacttttaattatttccAAATTATTTTACAAGCAATTGAAATTTAACTTAGTaccaaattttttttgtatatgaAACTAGTGCAGACATAGCTGAATGAGACAGTCACATTATTCAACTATTGTGTTCTTGGACATACTTTCACTCACAAGGGATTGATTgcatgatgatatttttttttaattttcctttTGGAATGTTGCTTAAATGGAATCTCTAAGAGagtttttatcatttaaaaatttGCTTGGTTGAATATAAACAATCATGTGATGTGATGTAGGTATTTTAGGTGAAATGAATGGTGCATCAAAAGTTGTAATATATCTTTTTGATTTTTGTGTTGTAGTGCACTTTCATCACATACTTTTGTATAAACAAATGAAAGGAtaaaactttttaaataattggtagttaaaatctctgttgctaattagataccaatttaaaaactatttaacaataatagaatcTAATTTAGAGACCAattgttttttagtttctaaaatggtctctattttagtttttattataattaattattttggtctctaaaaattggtttctatttcatgattttactGTAGTGTACCTATACAGAATCATCATCAACTCATTGAAAATGAACATCAactcatttataatatttttttctttttataaatcaAATGTTATTCtacttttgtaaaaaaaaactattttatcatCTAAAcccaattaaataatttaataaatcgaataaataattgtattttattacttttagttTTAAAAGTATTCTACATGTTAGAGGAAGGAACATAATAGAGAATAGGTTATTGATAGTTCCCTCTCATGAATGAAATTTTGAGAAACCTTAAACCGTGTGTAACATATACTTTCTGATTGAGTTTGAATAGCTGATTGAGTTTGAATAGAGTatgtaaattgaaaaataatataaaaaaagtaaacacatatttttattttaccacTTGAGTTAGGTTGAGTCTCTTTAGACAACATGTTTAAGAGCTTTAACTAACCTAAACATTTGGTTACAACGAtttcacaaactttttttaGATATAATTGAGTTTTCACATTTCTCTAGGAATAATGAGTATTCTCACCTCTGCATGTGCAATGAATACATACTTTAGATACAACGAGTATTCAAATATTTCTAGTTGCACCAGTCTTAATCTATCTGAGGCTAATACCTCTCAAGATATGACAAAAATACTCATGTGAATCCTGTATTATGTACAAAAATGATTTTCTTTGAATTGTGGTTGTTATATCATCTTGTTCTTCAACTTCAAGCTCTTTATATAGTTTCAGAAAAAAAGCTTGTAAACTGAACTTAATCATTTTGACATTAGatgcttaaaaaaaaaacttttactATGAAAATTTCTTGCACACTTTGAATAGTTATATTTTGATGTTCGACTTTGAAAACTttctatacttatatatattcGAACATTAAAGTTGAAATCTATTGTACTCAAAGTTTGTACATATTTCATATTATAGCACATCTATTTTCCATTAGATGCTCCATAAGGAAACTTGTTTTGATATCTTCTGTGTGTTAtagttatttttgaaaataattgaaaataatcacctttaaaacaatttaaaacaatTCAATCTAATCATAATGATATAGATTTAAGTTCAAAATCTTCATTTGAAAGCCTTCTATACATGAAACCCACTGATAATATATTTCAATGTAAAAATACTAAGTTTTCAAAAGCCTTTGCTTTAGTAATGAATATCAAAAACTTTTCAAACAAGCTTAATCTGATAGTCTCACTAAAACTTTGATTTTATATGCattaaaactattaaaacaAGTTTCCAAAACATTCAAGGATAATTTGAAATCAATTTAAGAACATGGAAATTGAATTTAGAAACTCCTGATACGTCAGATAAAACTGTAgacttttaataattaagtcTGCAACTATTTAGTGTCTTAACATATGTGAGATGAAGGACCatagaaaaaagtaaaaatgcTCTTACCACTCAAGTCAAATGTGTGGGCAATAGATTTGTATATTATGGTCCTACCATTCAAATCAAATGTGAATGATCTGTCTTTTTGTGAGGGTGTGTCAAAGAAGGTAGGTGCACTAATTATGTCAGTTATGCCTTTTGGGGGTAACATGTAACCAATCATTTATTGCTTTTCTGCCACATTCTGGTCACACCATACTCCTTCTTTAATATTCATTAAGGAGATTTTTGAAGCTCCCTTTTCATGCAAAAGTCTAGTTCTTTCAGTTTGTTGATTTTCATGAACAGCTTCTTATTAAGTTTTCCAACTATGAGTTGCTGCCTGTAAAAGTGTTGATCAaattttgatgatgatgatgatctTTAATGGATACACAGATGATTTCTCATGGATTTGTCTGAAGGATTTTGAGTTCACTTCTTTCTGTTCCCAAAGAACCACAATAGACACAATAAATCTACTTTTCGTCTGTGTTTTCTACGCTTCTACTATTGTCAGTTTAATCAGAAGAAATGTTATAAATGGAAGTCATAGCAGAAGCAAGTTTTTCCTTATTGTCTCTATCTGTTGTGCTATCACTAGCATCGTGTTTTACAGTATTGGCTTGTGGAATCTCATTGCCAAAACCGGTAACTCCATGGCTAACTTAGCATGCATCGTTAGAGGATTTGTTTGGACTTCTTTGGCAGTTTCTTTGCTTGTTCAGAGACACAAATGGatcaaaattcaaaactttGTCTGGTGGGCATGTTCCTGTGTACTAGTTTCAGCTCTCAACATTGAAATTCTGTTCAGAAAGCATGCAATAGAAATTTTCGATGTCCTACTATGGCTCTTGCACACACTTCTTCTCTTCTGTGCCTTCCAAAATCTTGGTTACTTTGTCACTCAAAGTGTGTCAAAAAGTTTGTCGGAGCCATTGTTATCTCAGGAAGTTCACACAGAAGAAACAGGACTAGGCCATGCTTCCTTTCTGAGCAAGTTGACCTTCTCTTGGGTTAACTCCTTACTCAGATTGGGTTACTCAAAGCCACTATCTCTTGAAGACATACCTTCCCTTCTCTCTGAAGATAAAGCAGAATTGTCCCACCAAAACTTCATGCATTCATGGGAATCCCTTGTGAGTGAGAGAAGCAAGAACAATACCAAGAACTTGGTGCTTTGGTCAATTGTTAGAACTCACTTAAAAGAGAACGTATTAATAGCTTTTTATGCATTACTCAGAACCATTGCTGTGGTTGTTTCTCCTTTAATACTCTATGCTTTTGTCAACTTTTCAAATGGTGGGGATAGTGAGGATTCAGATCTCAAAGAAGGTCTCACCATAGTGGGGTTTCTTATTCTCTCCAGAGTGGTTGATTCTGTGTCCCAGAGACATTGGTTTTTTCATTCCAGGAGATCAGGATTGAAGATGAGATCAGCTCTGATGGTGGCAGTGTATGAAAAACAACTAAAGCTTTCAAGCTCAGCAAGGACAAGACACTCCACTGGTGAAATTCTGAATTACATTGCAGTTGATGCATATCGCATGGGAGAATTTCCATGGTGGTTTCATATAACATGGGCATGTGCATTGCAAATTCTCCTATCTATAGGTATCCTTTATGGAGTTGTGGGAGTTGGTGCTCTTCCTGGTTTAGTCCCTCTTCTTATATGTGGACTTCTCAATGTACCATTTGCCAAGATCCTACAAAAATGCATGGCAGAGTTCATGGTTTCACAGGATGAGCGTCTAAGAGCAACTTCAGAAATTCTAAACAGCATGAAAATCATTAAGTTACAGTCCTGGGAAGACAAATTCAAGAGTTTGGTTGAGAACCTACGTGGGAAAGAGTTCATTTGGCTATCTAAGGCACAGATCATGAAAGCTAATGGCTCATTTTTGTATTGGATGTCTCCTACCATCGTTTCTGCTGTTGTTTTCCTTGGTTGTGCTGCTTTCAATAGTGCTCCATTGAATGCTGGGACCATTTTTACAGTTCTTGCAACGTTGAGGAACCTGGCAGAACCTGTTCGAATGATTCCGGAGGCTCTATCTATTATGATCCAAGTTCAGGTATCTTTTGATCGTCTCAATACCTTTTTGCTTGATGAGGAACTAGATACCAGTGATGATAACAAAAGACATATAAACCGAAGTTCAATTAATGCGGTAGAAATCCAAGGTGGCAACTTCATTTGGGACCATGAATCAGTGTCTCCAACGTTAAGAGATGtgaatttagaaatcaaatggGGACAGAAAGTTGCAGTTTGTGGGCCAGTTGGAGCTGGAAAATCTTCTCTTTTGTATGCAGTACTGGGAGAGATTCCCAAGATCTCAGGAACTGTGAGTTAAACAAACAAGTTCAGCTTTATGACATGACAAATTCATGCTGATATTCTTTGTATTCAATGTTTTTTATCTCTGAAAATTCTGAATAATGGAAAACAGGTTAATGTGTCCAGCAACATAGCATATGTTTCTCAAACCTCTTGGATACAAAGTGGGACGGTTCAAGATAATATACTGTTTGGCAAGCCGATGGAAAAAACAAGATATGAGAGTGCCATTAAAGTTTGTGCTTTGGATAAAGATATCAATGATTTCAGCCACGGTGATCTTACAGAAATAGGGCAGCGAGGGATTAACCTGAGTGGAGGACAAAAGCAAAGGATTCAACTGGCTCGTGCTGTCTACAATGATGCTGACATTTACCTCCTCGATGACCCTTTCAGTGCAGTTGATGCTCACACTGCTGCTATCCTTTTCAAAGTAAGAAGTTATCACTATAAGATTCTTAACTTTAGTGCAACTGTTATCTTCACTTCAGTGAACCAAACCACTTGCATTTATATGCTTACAGGACTGCGTAATGACGgctctaagagagaaaactgTCATTCTAGTGACACATCAAGTGGAGTTTCTCTCAGAAGTTGATGCAATCCTGGTAAAGTATATCATTTGGATTCATGTTACATTACATTCGTATATGATTAACATGAATATTATGACTCAAATTTTAGGTGATGGAAGGTGGAAAAGTTACTCAATCAGGTAACTATGAGAATCTCTTAACAGCTGGGACTGCCTTTGAACAACTTGTGAGCGCGCATAAGGAAGCAATTACAGAGTTGGATCAGAATAATGAGAACAAAACTCAGAGAGAAGAGTCTGAAGGTGTTTATCTAACTAAAAATCAGAGTGAGGGGGAGATTTCTACCGAGGGTCAACTTGGGATACAACTTacacaagaagaagaaaaagagattGGTGATGTTGGCTTGAAGACATTATGGGATTATATTTCATTTTCCAGGGGTTCATTGATGCTGTCATGGATACTTTTGGCACAATTTGCTTTTATTGCTTTTCAAACTGCATCAATGGTTTGGCTTGCTTTAGCCATTGAAATTCCAAAAATCACCAGTGCCACCTTGATTGGGGTGTACTCTATAATCTCATTTGCTAGTGCTGCATTTATATATGTAAGGTCTCTCTTGACCTCTTACCTCGGATTAAAAGCTTCTAAAGCTTTCTTCACAAGTTTCAATACTGCTATCTTCAATGCTCCTATGCTGTTCTTTGACTCAACCCCTGTAGGAAGGATATTAACGAGAGTAAGATTTCATTTccaatggaaaaaaaaaaatcttcacaagtttttttctataaaagctttcatgatAGTCATTATTATGTAACTTGACTTCTCAGTGACATTTCAAGTAATAACAATAATCTGTTATCACAAGAGAAAAAATCATGCAAAATTTTGATACCATTTTTCTCTCTTGCAGGCTTCATCAGATTTAAGTGTTTTGGACTTTGATATACCTCATTCGATCACCTTTGTAGCAGCTGTAGCAATTGAAATTTTGGTGACGATTTGTGTAATGGTTTTAGTAACATGGCCAGTTCTCATTGTTGCCATTCCTGCAATAGTCGCATCAAAATATGTTCAGGTTTactcaatttcaaaattttttagttttctattTCTGGTCCCTGCTAAACTCACAAAGCTAATCTTTTCTAAATCTTTTTTTCCCCGCAAAAGGGATATTATCAAGCCTCGTCAAGGGAGTTGATGAGGATCAATGGAACCACAAAAGCTCCTGTGATGAATTTTGCAGCTGAGACATCACTTGGTGTGGTTACTGTGAGAGCATTTAATATGGTAGAAAGATTTTTTAAGACTTACTTAAAGCTTGTGGACACAGACGCATCACTGTTTTTTCATTCTAATGTGACCATGGAATGGTTACTTTTAAGGATTGAAGCACTTCAAAATTTGACAGTCATCACTTCAGCTTTGCTACTTATTCTATTTCCTCAGGGATACGTGTCCACGGGTAACATTCCTTCAGAGATCAATTAGCAAAATAAGGCTTCATGCATGTTATTAACAAGCTTTAAATTGTTCATAATTCTCTTGCATTGTGCAGGCCTTGTGGGACTATCTCTCTCTTATGCTTTAACCTTCACAGCATCCTACACGTTTTGGACTCGATGGTATTGCAATTTATTAAACTATGTTATATCTGTTGAAAGAATCAAGCAATTCATTCACCTACCATCAGAGCCTCCTGCCATTGTGAAGGACCACCGACCTCCATCTTCATGGCCTTCCAAAGGCAGGATTGACCTTCAAGCCTTAGAGGTAAAGTTTCATCCTTGTCTTCTCAATTGGATAAACCTTCTTGTGTCTGAGTCTGATGGCTATTTTTCTTTGGTCTCAGATTAGATATCGTCCTAATTCTCCATTAGTACTTAAGGGTATCACTTGTATGTTTAGAGAAGGGAGTAGAGTGGGAGTTGTGGGAAGAACGGGAAGTGGAAAAAGTACACTCATAAGTGCTTTGTTTCGCTTAGTTGAGCCAGCAAGGGGTGATATTCTTATAGATGGGATTAGCATATGCTCAATGGGGTTGAAGGATTTGAGAATGAAACTAAGCATCATCCCTCAAGAACCAACTCTTTTCAAGGGCAGCATTAGAACCAACTTGGACCCTTTAGGCCTGTACTCAGATGATGAGATATGGAAGGTAAATGGACTAGCTCTGCtgttaaaaaatgttgttttgataCCTTCATGTTTTGCTTGAGCTTATCATGAGCACATGTTTgattatgtttaattttatacATAGGCTTTGGAGAAATGCCAGCTTAAGGAAACTATCAGCCATCTACCAAATCTCTTAGACTCTTTGGGTGAGTAAACTTCACATACTTACAGCCACAAATCTGATATTGGTATTTTCTGGCAAATTCTCTCAGCAGCCTTAGGCAACAATCTTTCTAGCTTTAGCTTTACAGCTTTAAAATTAGGAGGGAAGCTCATAATATTTGAACTTACTATTTGTACTTCAAATATGAAGTATTTAACTCCCAAATTAAGATTTTGTAACTTTTAAGAATCCTACATCAACTTAAGATAAAGACATTTTGTATATAAGTagatgcaaacctcaccttataagttgattttataaaattgagttaagcttaaagtgcACTTCTTAATAGTAACAATCTTAATAGTAACAATCTTAATAGTAACAAATAAGGTGTTGAAGTCTGATTGAGAATAGTTGTACAGTGAGTGATGAAGGTGGAAATTGGAGCTTGGGACAACGACAACTGTTTTGTCTAGGAAGAGTACTGCTTAAGAGGAACAGAATTCTTGTTCTGGATGAAGCTACTGCCTCCATTGACTCTGCCACTGATGCAATTCTACAAAGAATTATCAGACATGAGTTTGCAGAATGCACAGTTATAACAGTGGCTCACAGGGTTCCAACTGTAACAGACAGTGACATGGTTATGGTCCTCTCCTATGGTatgttctttcatttttttttcctccTTTTGGGATACACTGTTTATTCAGTTAGttagataatatatttttggtGGTTACTTAGGGAAAGTGGTGGAATATGATGAACCTTCAAGATTAATGAACACCAACTCTTCATTCTCTAAGCTGGTAGCTGAATATTGGGCCAGCTGCAGCAAGAATTCCTCCTCAAATGTTAGTTTGCAGCAACATTGAACAATAAGACTATGGATCATAAAAGGAAGAACAAATAAATGGAAAGaaagttaaataattataattatatgtttacAAGGTGATGGACGCTTTCAACATCTTGTATTGGGACAATAGAAGTAAAAATGGTGTAATCTTTCAACTCAAAAAGTTAAAGTAGCTAAACTGCATATACACTGTTTTAATATGCCAATTACACTGATATGGAGACATTCTTCATGGACTCTTCTAAACATATCCTCCAACAAGACATTAGTTAATAAGGAAAATTCTCCCAACAcccttccatattttttttaattgcaacCCTACCTTTTGAATATATTTTCGAATTTTTTGtttgtatattttttcattttttttatattgtaaaatCCGTAACATCCCttactataatatatattttagatttgt harbors:
- the LOC137819399 gene encoding ABC transporter C family member 8-like; protein product: MMMMIFNGYTDDFSWICLKDFEFTSFCSQRTTIDTINLLFVCVFYASTIVSLIRRNVINGSHSRSKFFLIVSICCAITSIVFYSIGLWNLIAKTGNSMANLACIVRGFVWTSLAVSLLVQRHKWIKIQNFVWWACSCVLVSALNIEILFRKHAIEIFDVLLWLLHTLLLFCAFQNLGYFVTQSVSKSLSEPLLSQEVHTEETGLGHASFLSKLTFSWVNSLLRLGYSKPLSLEDIPSLLSEDKAELSHQNFMHSWESLVSERSKNNTKNLVLWSIVRTHLKENVLIAFYALLRTIAVVVSPLILYAFVNFSNGGDSEDSDLKEGLTIVGFLILSRVVDSVSQRHWFFHSRRSGLKMRSALMVAVYEKQLKLSSSARTRHSTGEILNYIAVDAYRMGEFPWWFHITWACALQILLSIGILYGVVGVGALPGLVPLLICGLLNVPFAKILQKCMAEFMVSQDERLRATSEILNSMKIIKLQSWEDKFKSLVENLRGKEFIWLSKAQIMKANGSFLYWMSPTIVSAVVFLGCAAFNSAPLNAGTIFTVLATLRNLAEPVRMIPEALSIMIQVQVSFDRLNTFLLDEELDTSDDNKRHINRSSINAVEIQGGNFIWDHESVSPTLRDVNLEIKWGQKVAVCGPVGAGKSSLLYAVLGEIPKISGTVNVSSNIAYVSQTSWIQSGTVQDNILFGKPMEKTRYESAIKVCALDKDINDFSHGDLTEIGQRGINLSGGQKQRIQLARAVYNDADIYLLDDPFSAVDAHTAAILFKDCVMTALREKTVILVTHQVEFLSEVDAILVMEGGKVTQSGNYENLLTAGTAFEQLVSAHKEAITELDQNNENKTQREESEGVYLTKNQSEGEISTEGQLGIQLTQEEEKEIGDVGLKTLWDYISFSRGSLMLSWILLAQFAFIAFQTASMVWLALAIEIPKITSATLIGVYSIISFASAAFIYVRSLLTSYLGLKASKAFFTSFNTAIFNAPMLFFDSTPVGRILTRASSDLSVLDFDIPHSITFVAAVAIEILVTICVMVLVTWPVLIVAIPAIVASKYVQGYYQASSRELMRINGTTKAPVMNFAAETSLGVVTVRAFNMVERFFKTYLKLVDTDASLFFHSNVTMEWLLLRIEALQNLTVITSALLLILFPQGYVSTGLVGLSLSYALTFTASYTFWTRWYCNLLNYVISVERIKQFIHLPSEPPAIVKDHRPPSSWPSKGRIDLQALEIRYRPNSPLVLKGITCMFREGSRVGVVGRTGSGKSTLISALFRLVEPARGDILIDGISICSMGLKDLRMKLSIIPQEPTLFKGSIRTNLDPLGLYSDDEIWKALEKCQLKETISHLPNLLDSLVSDEGGNWSLGQRQLFCLGRVLLKRNRILVLDEATASIDSATDAILQRIIRHEFAECTVITVAHRVPTVTDSDMVMVLSYGKVVEYDEPSRLMNTNSSFSKLVAEYWASCSKNSSSNVSLQQH